The DNA window GATCAAGAACATCCACCTGAACCTCGACCGACGCACTGGCTTCTCCAAAGGCTACGCCCTGGTCGAGTACGAGACCCACAAGCAGGCGCTCGCCGCCAAGGAGGCGCTGAACGGTGCCGAAATAATGGGACAGACCATCCAGGTGGACTGGTGCTTTGTCAAGGGACCCAAGCGCGTGAAAAAATCAGACAAGCGACGCAGATAGACGACTCCCCGGCACACGAATACTTTTGTAATTAGTTTAATGCATAGGCAACCGTACAAAGTCTATATGAAGTCAAATAAAGCAGATTCTAAACTACCAACTACCTTTGATACAATGGTTAAAAATGGTTAGCAATGGCTCTTACattagtatttatttaaaacactaCAAGGATACACGAGCCCCAGGGGCTACTACTTCATCTTCTTCTGGTGCAGTAGATGTTTCCTGAGCGCCTGCTGCTTGTCCTTGAAGCTCTTCTTGACCTTGGAGCGCGCCTTGTGCCGCAGCATGCCAAAGTTCTTGGTCTTGCGCTTCTCGCGGTTTGTCTTCGAGCAATGCTCGTTCACGCGCCCGTCCTTCCAGCCAAAGCGCTCCCGATCCTGCCGGCCCGCCTGCACAGTCTCCAACCGCGACTCCTTGTCGTGCTTTCGCTTCTTGTAGATCATCTCGATGCTGTTCAGCTTGACGAACTCGGCACGGTCCTGTTCCAGCGGCCTCTTGCGGGCACTGGTCACGGTTTTCTTCAGATTGGCCGCGTTGATGCGCTTGAAGTCCTCGTCCGTGAAAATGCGCGTAAGAGCCAGTTCCTGGGCAGCCTCCTTTTGGTTCAGTATTTTGATATCCTTCTTTTCCTTCTTGGTCTTTGCCGACTTCGTTGACTCTTCGCCACTCGCCACGCCTTCATCTGAGTTATCCTCTTCCTCATCTTCCTCGTTACTGTTGTcttcgtcctcgtcctcctcttCATCATCGTcttcctcgtcgtcgtcgtcatcttCATCCTCAACACCTTCCTTACCACCTTCTCCATCGCTGTGCGTCACGTTAACCCACTCCCCATCATTGGAGTCCGTATCGTCATCGCTCTCTATGTCAATTGTCTTGGAGTTATTGAGCAGAGCCTCCGCACCCAGCACTGTGTCATGGACTTCGCGCTCTCCATAGGCACGAACCTTTCGTTCAGCCTGGGCCTCCGTCTGCCTGCCTCGATCCTTCTTGTGCAACAGGGCTGGCAGCTGTTCTCGGTAGAGTGTGATTAGTGACCTCGCTGCCATCATCACAGACTTCTCCTTGTAGGTTTTGTACATGGCCAGGTCCTGCAGCAGATCCTCGCCCATAGCCAGGGGACACCGCATGCAAATCTCACGAGTGGCATTTAGGCCAATGGCCATTACATCGCTGGAGTTGCGCTCGGTAATAAAGTTGTTGGCGATCGTCTTAAGGATGGGCTCGATGATATCTCCGGGAACCAGTTCATGTGAGGCCTGGGCGGCGAACTGGAGCACACGGGTCACCTGGCGTTGGTGGGGCTGCAGAAAGCGAGTAATGTACGGATAGAAGCCGAAGAGGAACAGCTCGTGGATGCCGATAAGGCGGGAAATAACGTCCAAATGCATCAGTTTCACCTCGAACCGCTCGTTGGTGCCCTGCAGTTGCTTGAACAGACCTTCGGCCATGCCCTGCGGATTGTGCAGCAGGTGAATGCCCGAGAAGTTGAAGGCGGGCGCattctttttcttcttctgCGCCTTCACCGCCTGCTTCTTGATCTGCGCCAGCTGCTTTGTTCGCTTCTTGGTTTTCTTGTTGACACGATTGGCCATCAGAGCTCCCTTCAGGTCCACTTCGTTCTCGCTCTCAgtgtcctcctcctcgtcctcttCGTCGTGGCCCAGGAAGAACTTGAGCGAGGTGACCAGCACCTTGGTCACCTTGGAGAAGCAGCCAACTGTGGCTATGACGTTAACCGTCTTGGCATCGTTCCAGATGTTCTTCTTGTACAGCTCGATCATGATATCGGCGGACATCTTGGCCGCCTTGGGATTGGCGTCCTTCAGCATGGAGTACATGAAGGCCTGCAGGctctgcaataaaatattactaaTTATATCATGCACTCAAAGTTATGCTCAGAATTTTACCGAATTGAGCTTCATATCCTTGTGCTTGGCATTCATGTTCTTGATGTCGGTCACAATGTGCGTCTGCAGAAAGGTGCGCAGATTCTTGTCCGGACACCGCAGCAGCTGGAAAAACAGCTCCAGTATGTCCAGAGCCGGCACCAGGTTCTTGTTTCTCAGCAGGATCAGGGCCTTCACAAAGCAGTTCCGCATAGCCGGGTCCAGAACGGTGGCGTAGTTCTTAAGGAGTTCGGACAGTTTCTTAGGGAACTCTTCACAGACGGCCGGGTAGCACTGGGCCACCTGGGCCACGAACATGACGATGTCATCCAGAGACTTGTTCTCCTCGCTGGGATTAAGGGCAAAGACCTCCAGCAGGCTGAGGAAGTGCTGGTACTGGATGTGGAACTCATCGCTGTACGACTCCGGGTCCCGCTTGATCAGGTTCTGCAGCTGCGGCAGGTTCTCCGGCAGCTGGTTGTTGTTGGGCCGCACCATGGTGAGCCGTGAAAATTGGGTGGAAACTgcgttctttttttttttttttaaatattaagttacttCCTTCCGTGAAGAGGGAAGAATTATTTGGCCGCCCCGTTGGAACGGGTTAACGCCACTGCCAatgtatgaaattaaatttcaagaaaaacaaaatttaatggacaGCTATGTAAATATCGTGCAGTAGTTTCTGGTGATGTTATGATGACAATGAACGATGAGCGATGACGATGAACGATAAGCGATGAAAATGTTATCAATATGtgtgagaaattttaattttgagattttgtGAGTTGGTATAAGCGTGGATGGTGTTATAGTGTGTTAAATGAGCAGTGTGGAGTGTGTTGTATTAGATATTAATATTAGCAGCTCGAATGAAACTGGTAATCGATGTCCAATTTTCAATTGGTTCATTTCCAAGTAAACGATAGATATCGTTATATTTAAGTAGTGTTGGATAATTTTGTCTTGTTGGTGtatattttgagcaatttaacaaaatatgcgAAATGTCTTCATTAACGTTACACGAATCGCATAGGGCGTTATCGTAGACTTTCATTTTGGAAAGTGTGTATTTGTCAAAAGCATGTCCGCTTAAGATTCTGTTTAGAGTCTTCGTTTCTATACGGTTGAATAggtgttctttgtttttaaaccaaGGCTTGGAAGTGGTATATGGTGAGAGGAGAGAGTAACCCTTGTTACGCTCTAATGAGAACAGACTGTATTCACGCTCCCagtcttgttttatttgcgcgAACATATGATTGATTGCGTCCTTAAGGGTCCATCTGACGGGTGCGAAAGAGCCGttaattttagcatttttagccgcTGTATCTGCGAGATCGTTTTCCCAAATATTGGAATGGCTTGGAATGTGGTGAAATTCTATGGATAGCAGGGTTGGgttgtttatgacttttttcaGAATGCATTGAGAGATGCAGTTTTTGGAGTTCGTGTTCTTTATTGTCTGGATGGCACCAAGACTGTCAGTTAAAATTGCTATTTTGGagaacttttttgaaataccgAAGTCAATGGCTTTTTCTAGGGCTGTGAGTTCAGCAGTCAGCGACGATAGTTTTTTGTCGGTGTAGAAACTTTTTATCGAATTGGAATTTAAGTGGACAAAGGCACCTCCTGTAAAATTTTCCGACACAGAACCATCCGTGAAGatgatttccatattttttgaggttaaacttcttattttttctttaaataaagagaGAATTATAGTctcgtttgccatttttttatttgtacaagtacctttaaagaaatttgtgtCAACTGAAATCTTGCGTGTGGACAGAGAGTAAGGACAAATAGGAGCAATACTATccaggatatttttaaattcagcatAAATTCTACTGTAACTAGTATTTTTGGCTACAAAGGAGTTTGACAGAAGCGACGCAGATGGTAGTCCATGAGCGAACGTTTTGGCCAACTCCTTCGCTGTAGCGAATTTAATCCTATAAGCTGGAGGAAGTTCAGCTGcaagattataaataatattaattggagTCGATTTAATAAGTCCTAAGGCCTttctaaggtggaaattagcatgcttatttatattgttttgtactgattttgatatgtttgaaaaagaggagcaggcgtattcatatctagttctaataaatgctttataaaAGAGTAGTGACTTGCTTGGATGTACTCCGAAGCGGCAACCACTGagcatttgaataaacatattcgtttgattcgatttagagatcgttttatttacatgCTGAACAGACGAGTTGTTTGAACTTATGACTCtacctaaataatttatactatttacattttttaaaataatattattgcacaagatacttaaaggtttttttcttAGATTAAAATGAATGGTGGCTGATTTGTCTGGATTAAAAGtaagattattaatattgcaCAGTTCCATAAacctatttactttttgttctaATTTCTCTTCAGCCATCGAAAAGACTTTGTCATAACAGACTAGAAAGAAGTCGTCAGCGTACTGGAACAGAATACTGTCATGGTCATTACTTAAGCTGTGAAGCTcagctgtatataaattaaagaggATTGGACTCAGACAACTACCTTGACTAACTCCTTTGTTTACAGTTATCTCTGCAGTACCCATAGTGAGAACTCTTTTACTAAGGAagtttataatgaaataaatatgattgtgGTCGAAACCCAAACTAACTAATTTGCTACCCAGAATAGGGATATTGACGGCATCAAAGGCTTTACTTAAGTCTAAAACCGCTGCGGTAACGTGGAAACCACGAGCTTTTAGGTTGGCtatgttatttattacatCGTTGATGCATTGGGCAGTAGAATGGTTTTTTCTGAACGCATAGGATCTTGGtggcagaattttatttttattaatgtactCTTCCATCCGCAATTTAATCAAACCTTCTAAGCACTTAAAAGTCACACTTAGAAGGCAGATAGGTCTGTTGTTGGTAATAATTGAAGAGTctagattttttttgggaacagGTATAACCCTTATTTTCCGCCACTGATCtggaataaacccattgtcTAAAGTAATGTTTAGCAGGGATACCAGTTTTTCTATTTGACTTAAGGGTAGAGATAGAAGCATTCTGTATGAAATGTTGTCAAGACCCTTAGCCGAGTCTGGGTTACGAGAGTTAAGGAAGTCAAGAAGTTCACGCGCTGAGAAATTAGAGTTGGTATATCTATAAAGCAGATCAGGAGAAAAAGATACGTCAGGACACATCGCAGTGTTGGGAGCTGTGGCTATTTGATTGAGAAAATCTCTATGTTCTGAGTCAGATATTGCACTGTTTGacggtttaatttgtttaaaaagtttaagatttttgattttgttccaCATATCTTTCAGAGAAGAGGGGTTAGAAATGTCTTCTGCTAGCTTATTGAggttttcttttctcattttataataatagttgttaagttttttattactgTTAATATAGGCAATAGCATCAGATTGTAGtttggatttaaaatatttttgtctgcacgcgTTTCTtaatctaaacaatttttcacatacctcgtcccaatacttttttggaacatatctattgtttgtatttattttaattgaattattacaGTGTATTGTTTGGGATAAGTTGGAAATGCTATCTAACgttgtaatttgaattttggaaaagtctttgattattttattatggttaaatttaataatattagtcgAAGCAGAAATTTGGTCTATTTCAATTAAGATTGGGAAATGATtgctatttgatattttagaatttattgagGACCAGTTAGAACAAAGATTGCTACTATTAATGAAAGTGAGATCGAGTGTTGAAGTATAGGATGGGTTATGGGAGTAAGTTGGAGAGCCGTTGTTAAGGCAAAAGAAACCGGAGTGTAAGAgggaattttctaaaataccgCCTCTGACATCTTGAGTATTATTACCCCAAATGCTGGATTTGGCATTGAAGTCACCACCTATGACAGTTAGACCACTCGATTGAGCAGCAATAGTAAATAGATCATCGCAGCCTTGTTGAAAAGAATTAATGTCTGTGCTGGGAGCAGCATAGacactgaaaatattaatattatttcttaggtTAATTGTACGGATACCAATGACTTCTAAGCTAATATCAcagttgatttgtttaaagcgtatgtgtttttttaagtaaattccaACGCCTCCATAACCATCGTTACGCGGCttacatacaaaattataatttgccaAGCTACACATGGAATTATTGGAAATCCATATCTCTGATAAAATTGCTATGTCTATGTTATTGTTTACTAAGAATAATTCTAgtaattgtttgttattattagcagTTAAGCTCTGAATATTATACTGTAggatttttattgtcatttaaataatataactttatgttttattttcaaatgaaaacagatagacaaatgaaagagaaaagaaaaacgaataaataaaaaacaattaatttaacagaaaaaaaaaaaaaaaaaaaaaaaaaaaaatcagaaaaataagtaaatagataaataaataaataaaaaagttattattcaaaattaaacaagttgattaattttgaacaaatcaatttttgagtttgtaagtgctattctgtttcttaaattctctaaaaagTTTCTTGATTCAGGTACTAAATTGGTTGTTTCGTTGACTAGAAATGAGGATATTTCAGAAGCTAATTGATTTAAGCTATTCTCCGCAGCTTCAAGAGCTGGATTGTCTAAAAAAGGTTGACTAGAGGGTGAGGAACTAGGTGGATTAGAATGAATGAgagaaaacttttcgtttggAGTGTACTCATGTTCATAAAGAGCAGCTTTCCAGCTGATCATAGTGTCGCGTGAATTTTTATCTTCGTTTTTCTTGTTAAGAGAGTTCTTAACAACCTTATTAAAAGggttttgtgcaaatatttgttgggtagctattttggtattattttgtaacactGGATTGGCAGATTTTCTTTGCCATGTTGGCTGGGGGAAGTGGGTTAAGTCGTTGGTGTCGACTTCATCTAAAATTTGGAAGAGAGAGGGGTACCTAATCTTCGTTTCATTTCGTGATAAATTCTCAATAGTCATACATTTCTGGATAGCGTACGCTCTCTTACGAGCAGGGCACTCAAGAGAGGTGGCTGGgtgattttgtttgcagttggcACAAACGAGTTGATTACATTGTTGTTCTCTTGAATGCGAAAGAGAACATTTACTGCATTTTTGTTCAGTTTGTTTACaatgctgagcaaagtgattaaatctaaaacaacgaaaacattgactaaaaggaacatatggaCTAACATTAATTTTGGTGTACAGGAAGACAATCTCGTTGGGAATTTGAGTACctttaaaaagaatcttaaccctaggagtgttaataaaaatatctttattgtcTCGGTCCTTAGTCTTCACACGAATTATTTCTTGAATAGGTACTGGAGAAGAAATGTACTCCTTAAGTTCAGAGTCGGAAAATTTTGtcggaatattaaaaataatacccattttaaaaatgaaatgcttaAGAATTTTAGGTTCGTAACCATTACTTTTAAGATTTGAGGACAGGATGCTATTAGCTGCCGTTGCTGACTTGCACTCAGCCTTGCAGCGCCCATAACCAATCTTATTTActgaaattatatctttaatatttaattttagcaggACAGCATTTAGTTCAAGAGGATTTATAGGAACTCTTCTAGGTCGGTTTTCGCCATTGGTTTCACCAATTTTGTCTATGTAGACCACAAAGGGTCCCTTGTGAGCGCTGCTGTACGAGTATCcgttgttttccaaatttccaCTTTCTCTCTTCTCTTCTTTGCTAGCAGGATCCGTTATAGCTTTACCACTTACTTGGCTGGTTGGACTCGGATGACTTACAGGGTCAATGACTTCTTTCATCACAACTTCTTCGCTTTCCGATTCTACTAAATTGTTATCCgtaggttttttctttttatttaagggcGATAATTTCGGCCTTTTAACGTTGCTCAGCTCCGAATAAGGGTTTTTACCCTTGGCCTCGGAGGAGGCCATTTTTCTTGGAGTAACTTTACCCGTAattgattgtttatttaaccaataacaacagacaaatatttataaaaggtattaaacgtatatattacgttatatttttgttttgaaaaaaaacagaataagtaAAAATCGGTATCACACACTGCTCAAACACCTCCGTTGCATGCAACAGTCAGCACGCGAAAGATGAAACTGCGTTCTTTTTTAACCACGTTCCCGTTCGCCCAAAAGTAAAATGCACGTGTGTTGTGTGACCAGTCGTGGTTAGGGAGATAATACCAATATATGGACAGAtcttggtttttgtttttaaatatattacatgTTTATTCATTTTTCGAGAGGTATTTCaaatcttaattttaaaattacttatacTAGCACCTGAACAATGTCCTTAGTCACCAAAGATTGGAAAATGCTAATATCAACAGGATTTATAAGGATTAAACAAAGGTAATTGTTTGAAAATCATAAAacaaatgaattaaaatatatttaacataatttttatacattttagaaCTACATTTTAAGCAATAAGCAGTTAAACACAATTGGAATTTCAAAACCCGCAACAAACGGTCACTCTGCCGCCCAGTGTTGCACAA is part of the Drosophila biarmipes strain raj3 chromosome 2R, RU_DBia_V1.1, whole genome shotgun sequence genome and encodes:
- the LOC108036603 gene encoding protein SDA1 homolog yields the protein MVRPNNNQLPENLPQLQNLIKRDPESYSDEFHIQYQHFLSLLEVFALNPSEENKSLDDIVMFVAQVAQCYPAVCEEFPKKLSELLKNYATVLDPAMRNCFVKALILLRNKNLVPALDILELFFQLLRCPDKNLRTFLQTHIVTDIKNMNAKHKDMKLNSSLQAFMYSMLKDANPKAAKMSADIMIELYKKNIWNDAKTVNVIATVGCFSKVTKVLVTSLKFFLGHDEEDEEEDTESENEVDLKGALMANRVNKKTKKRTKQLAQIKKQAVKAQKKKKNAPAFNFSGIHLLHNPQGMAEGLFKQLQGTNERFEVKLMHLDVISRLIGIHELFLFGFYPYITRFLQPHQRQVTRVLQFAAQASHELVPGDIIEPILKTIANNFITERNSSDVMAIGLNATREICMRCPLAMGEDLLQDLAMYKTYKEKSVMMAARSLITLYREQLPALLHKKDRGRQTEAQAERKVRAYGEREVHDTVLGAEALLNNSKTIDIESDDDTDSNDGEWVNVTHSDGEGGKEGVEDEDDDDDEEDDDEEEDEDEDNSNEEDEEEDNSDEGVASGEESTKSAKTKKEKKDIKILNQKEAAQELALTRIFTDEDFKRINAANLKKTVTSARKRPLEQDRAEFVKLNSIEMIYKKRKHDKESRLETVQAGRQDRERFGWKDGRVNEHCSKTNREKRKTKNFGMLRHKARSKVKKSFKDKQQALRKHLLHQKKMK